The following are encoded in a window of Haloarcula laminariae genomic DNA:
- a CDS encoding HIT family protein has protein sequence MDDCIFCQIVAGDIPSRTVYEDDDVLAFLDANPLAPGHTLVIPKDHHESLNALPEELGSEVMSVLHRLTPAVEDAVDAPASTVAFNNGEAAGQEVPHVHGHIVPRFEDDGGRPIHALVSDRPDLSDEELDDIAAEISG, from the coding sequence ATGGACGACTGCATCTTCTGTCAGATAGTCGCCGGTGACATCCCCAGCAGAACGGTGTACGAGGACGACGACGTGCTCGCCTTCCTCGACGCGAACCCGCTGGCGCCGGGGCACACGCTCGTCATCCCCAAGGACCACCACGAGTCGCTGAACGCTCTCCCCGAAGAACTGGGTAGCGAGGTCATGTCGGTGCTGCACCGACTGACGCCGGCCGTCGAGGACGCCGTCGACGCGCCCGCGAGCACGGTGGCGTTCAACAACGGCGAGGCCGCCGGTCAGGAGGTTCCCCACGTCCACGGCCACATAGTCCCCCGGTTCGAGGACGACGGCGGCCGCCCCATCCACGCGCTGGTCAGCGACCGGCCCGACCTGAGCGACGAGGAACTCGACGACATCGCGGCCGAAATCAGCGGGTAG
- a CDS encoding DUF6517 family protein: MTGEQNSGTWDRRTFLQLTGAAAGAGLLAGCSEVTDQEFVADAVVLPEDDQEALGFAPVAERTERREFSETVGGQDVTATVESAVSVYVSADVDIDFTTETGTATGTATNGTGSVDDVSAETLSGGQLSVGVLSTPAATIAGESLNPLARLGLADLLTSDQAESFLTAAGVGEGDGVDWQRGPTELSTADGTLLEQDVTVETHAGVISGETPNATYLHMARVENDNSVVIAVGIQSFDVEDTSKELVGPDGYMSESELEEARSTVVGVDEALVVE; encoded by the coding sequence ATGACAGGTGAGCAAAATAGCGGTACGTGGGACCGACGGACGTTTCTCCAGCTGACGGGCGCCGCGGCCGGTGCGGGGCTGCTCGCGGGCTGTAGCGAGGTGACAGACCAGGAGTTCGTCGCCGACGCGGTCGTCCTCCCGGAAGACGACCAGGAGGCACTCGGGTTCGCCCCGGTCGCCGAGCGGACCGAGCGCCGGGAGTTCTCGGAGACCGTCGGCGGACAGGACGTGACGGCGACAGTGGAGAGCGCCGTCTCGGTGTACGTGTCTGCCGACGTCGATATCGATTTCACGACCGAAACCGGGACGGCGACGGGGACGGCGACGAACGGGACCGGCTCGGTGGACGACGTGAGCGCCGAAACGCTCTCGGGTGGCCAGCTCAGCGTCGGCGTGCTCAGCACGCCCGCCGCGACCATCGCCGGCGAGTCGCTGAACCCGCTGGCCCGGCTGGGGCTGGCGGACCTGCTGACCAGCGACCAGGCGGAGTCGTTCCTGACCGCCGCCGGCGTCGGCGAGGGCGACGGCGTCGACTGGCAACGGGGCCCGACAGAGCTCTCGACGGCCGATGGGACCCTGCTGGAGCAGGACGTGACGGTCGAGACCCACGCCGGCGTCATCAGCGGCGAGACGCCCAACGCCACCTACCTCCACATGGCCCGCGTGGAAAACGACAACAGCGTCGTCATCGCGGTCGGCATCCAGAGCTTCGACGTCGAGGACACCTCGAAAGAGCTCGTCGGCCCGGACGGCTACATGAGCGAGAGCGAACTCGAAGAGGCCCGCTCGACGGTGGTCGGCGTCGACGAGGCCCTGGTCGTCGAGTAG